The Sylvia atricapilla isolate bSylAtr1 chromosome 14, bSylAtr1.pri, whole genome shotgun sequence genome includes the window CCCCTAACTTTTCAGAGAcctatttaaaatgtgtttgtgatTACACAGAACTGACATTTATGGCAGACCAAAACTAGCCACAAAATgggctttgaaaagaaaatattgttcaTCTTCACATGAGTAACAAGATCTGGACCAGTGGTCTGCACAAAGAAAAGAGTGGTGAAATATCATCATCTGCAGAAGACCAAGATAGGCCCAATCTCCAAGCTAAAAGTAAGCAGTGTTATTCATGCATAGTGCACCTCCCTGAGAAATCAGAACCAAAATCAAAGTTACATCACTTACGTTTTTgaggtattttcattttttatttaacgTACCTAAAGCAGTATTCTCTATTAACTCCACCGTCTTTGGCTGCCACAAGTGACTCCTTAGGAAATTGTActctgcaaacaaaacaaatctctttAACTTAGGGCTTCCTTACAATGCTGCAAGACTTTGtgaatgctttaaaataaaaagtgtgagGACAGAGGGCATTTAAAGTCATTGGTGGCTGATTAAGTAATTTTGACCAAATAGTAGTAAATGAAGCACAATTAAATCATGTGTAGCAAAACTTTTAGCACATTTACTATGCACAGTATAAATTTTCCTCATcagacatgaaagaaaattatccaAAGTTTCTTTAATCGCaacataagaaaatattatcaTAGACAATGTGATAACTTCACttcatatttttacaaaataactCATTTTGAGGCTCTAAAGAAGAGTCTGAGCCATCGTTATCTTAAGGAGCAACATAATGAGGTAAAGAGCAGCCTTGACGAACTCTTAAGTTCTCAGTCATGAAACTTTTATGCCTTATTCTTTAGATGCGTTGGAAATAAACATTAATTTAATGCTTAGAACTTTGCTTCTAGCCAAGACTACCTTCTCCACCCGACTCTAATATTGGGTAGTTAATGCAAGGCAAAAAATCACTACCAAGTCTTACTCCTGTCAAGAGGTATATTCATATATTCAACTGCAAAACAGGACCTACAGAGCTGAGCTATCTCCTTACAAACAGCCCAATACTGCTGGAGTCCACAAGATGGAGCAGAACTTATCAACAGCAGCCTTCAGCAAAACTAGCTCAAAGCCTATACTTAGCTCATCTGAATCATGGGTGAATAAGAGGCTGCTGATCTCTGAATTCTCAACAAAAATATAAGAGCTTCCGTGTGCTTTGCATAACACAAGTTGTTaaattttcagtgaattttCAGAAGCCAAGAAGACAGAATCAATCATAAAGCAGCTTATattaggaaaaaacacagataTATACCTGAAGATTTATATTGCTGCGAGACTAAGGGAATTGACCTTCAGCTCTCtgattcttttctccttcttctatttccttaaaaaaataaaataaaataaaattttaaaaaaatactttcctctATGAGGCACAAAAAGCTCATACACAGCAACTACTACTTCGTGACTAAACGACTGACATCTCAAGCACACGCAGCTGCTGGATGGAAAAACAGTCAAGCCGTACATCAGTAGGCTACATCAACATCTGGGGCACACAGCAAGATGAAATTTTCATACTGGGATAATTTCAGTTCCTCTTCATGATGGATCTTTGTACCAAACCTAGCCCATACACATTAATGAGGTGGCTTTACAGAGTAGTTGTGTTTTCATGTCAGGGACGAGGACAAGCCCTTTGCAGAGCAGGGCACCTGTCGCACCGATCCTCCGCTTTAGGTCACGACGGTTCGATTCACAGGCCGAGTAACAGAGATCTCGTTCAGCCGCCACAACCTAACTGTGTAAATCTGAGAtttacattaaattttttttaaaacacattaatttttttattgaaaaattacgtctggggacacaggcagcaGTAAAAACCTGTACTTTGTGCTTCTTTCCTAACTTATTCAAAGGTAAACTCTTATTTCATCTTCCACGCCCTTTAACTCTGAACACCAAGCGAAGTGCTCAGTCCTGGCCGGGCCTGTCTTGCAGCTCTGCTTCTATGTGCAGGTGCTTCGCGCTGCCTCCGGGATCTGCCGGAGCTGCAATCCCCGCCCGCATTCCCGGTTCCCGCCCGCATTCCCGGTTCCCGGTTCCCGGTCCCACCCCtcccccgggccgggggcggccccgcgccgcGGTCATGTGACCCGTCCAAGATGGCTGCCGGGGAgcgccgcgccgcgcccgccgcgggAAAGGAGGAAGACTTTGAGATCATTGACAAAAAACAGATCCCTGACGCGGCCGAGCTGAGGAACGAGGAGAAGGCGAAACCGGAGGAAACGCGGTGGTCTGCTCCCATCTTGTCTCTGGCCAGGAAAGCCTCGGAAAACTTGGCGCTGAGCTATGGCAGCGCCCTGAAGTCCGCATCCCTGGTGGGATTGGTGTCCAAGCCcggcagcagtgacagcccgGCAAAGACAAGTACGCCTCCGCTTCTTTAGTAAACTCGCTTTTGTGGTGCGCAAATGAGTTCGCTCCCGTAAGTGCTGCTGGGTCGTGTCAGTGGTGCATGGGTGTTACtttgaatttctctttttaagatGCTGCAGTTTTGTATTGAAGTAAAATTAAACAAGAGACACAGATGTAGAACTTAAGAAATGCATTATAACCAGAAGATACCTAAACTCTTATATTTGGAGAAATttacttattattattattattgtttggtgccttttctcctccttaaagctccagcagcctggctgcactGAGGGAGCTCTCAAAATTCTACCTCCTCCCTCGAGTGCTGCTGGTTCCGGGAAGGAATTCGCTGTGCCTTTCATGTCAGAGACTAGACAAGCAAACTAAGATACAGATTTGTTATAAGCTACTTTTTAACTTCACTGAAAAAGCCTTCAGTAACCACAGCTTGCTTTGTTCGACATTGGCATTTGTGGATCTACAGATCTTACAGATTTGTGGAACAGGTCTCATAGAACCGAATTAAAGTGGCTTTGGTTGAAtcatatggaaaataaatctcAGCAATATTcataatgtggaaaaaaaaatcccaaaatattcAAATGCAGCAGAACTTGGGGCTGGAGCCTTGTACTCCAGAGTCTCAGACTGGTGCTTAATTGTTCTGGAGCACTGGAACTCAACTTTGCTCTGTTTGGTGCtagccttttgtttttaatggtaGTGAGTGTTCAAAGGGAAGTTCCATCGGGTTGAATTGGGACACCACGGGGCAATGTTACTGCTGATGAACttcattttttgtgaaaattcCTCAATGTTGCATAGTAAGAATTGAAGATTATTTGCCCTGAGAAAATTGACTCTTCTTTTCCTGCATCTCAAAGTTTCATACCAAATTCTGTATGAAAAATCAGTTCATAAGTTGTGTGTGAAATGTGAACAGGCACTAAGGCACTTGTTCAATATTATTTACCTTTGACCAAGcacttaaatataatttaaagtaGGTATGTTTAAGAAATAAGCCAAGGCCTGCAGGACCACTTGTGGAAAACTTGGGGCTTGTTTCCTGCTGAAATCTTTTTCCAGAGATTTTATAACCTCTATCTGCTACTTCAGATCTGTTGATCACATGTTctaaacatataaacataaaaccAGTCTGCCACTGAGGAAATTGTGTCCTACCTTGCAGAGAGGCCAGAAGCTTCAAATATAAAGAAAACGAATCAAGAAAGACTTGCAGTCCCAAAGACCAAGGGATGGAGAACTGTGAGCTTTCCTTTGTGCTTCCATGTTTTCTGACTTCAAAGTGTGCTGAATAATTACAGTAAACAAGGCATGTGGCTTCAAAACGATGTTGAAACAAATCTCTTGAGTTGAATAAGATACAAAACTGTGTGACCGCATTCTTAAAGATTGCAGCATCACATCTGTGATCTTTTGCACTGGTAACCTGATTCCTAATTTTTGATGCTTGGCTTTGGTCGTGTGTCTAATACCTGTTCATTTTGCATGTACCAACCTGCACAGTTTTGCAAAAGATGTACTTGACTGTGTAAATTTGCAACAGtctaaaaaatattattgaagTAATTCTTTAACTCAATGCAAACCAATATTAAGGCACTTCTTAGTTTAAAATTGTGCTCCTAAAGAGCATTTAAgtcactgtattttatttttttaattcttgtggGTAATATGTACATCTTGAGCAAGGTGTAGAGGCAATGTATTCTTAGTAAGTAAAAAATCAGATTCCAAAAACCATCAAAATGGTTTGAATCACTCAAAAAAACTcactgtttttctggttttgcagcttttttttctgtttctaatgtGTAACCTGACAATATTGGGATCAAAATTCTAAATATTACAGTGCTTTTAATCCTCAGCCTCATGTCAACACATTAAATATAGTTTTGGCATCCATTTGCTATAGACAATATACAGTATACTCCTttaatatatctatatatacacataatATACTGTATATTGATTATATACTATATATCCTATTGTATATAGTGTGTGTAGTATACATGCAATGAACTATAGAGTAGCCTGCAGAAATGACAGCATTTTGTGTGCATTGTGGTTATTAAGTTAGATTACAATGActcttgttttccctcttctgaCATAAGGAGGAGTTTTGCCCATTTTTAACCCTAAACTAACATTGTgtgcacaaaaagaaaaatgctggagAGACTTTTGCACGACCTTAAAAGCGTTGTTAACCGTCTTGAGTGTGACTGAAACAGCAGTGGcttaaaatgtgattttggtGTCCACTGGGCTGTGGTTGGCAGCTCCTGTCAGAGCCTGTGGGTGCCTTAAGGAGCAAGGGAGCTGGTCCTTCCTGGTCCCGCTCCCTCTGTTGTCCCAAAACAGGTTCTTTCACTTGGTGTGCAAGAGGCCCGTCTATGCACAGAGTGGAGAGACTTATTTGCAGTTTTGCACAGAAAGGGAGCTGGGTGGCAAATCCACAAAGCCAGCACAACTACCAAAACTTATCACTGTTTTAGGCATTAATGTTCATTGGCTACAAATTCCCTAGTTTCCTTATTAATTACGATTCTATCTTCTGTTGACCAGTGATATCCTCACTTCTCATGCTCATTAGTCCGCATAATTAGTCTGTCTGTTCTTTTGGGTCAGTGAGTTTCTTCGGTCGGTGGTCACAATCTGCCTGTGACAGAATTACCTTCTACCCGGTCAGAGCTGACTGAGCACAGTTGCTGCGTTGGCTTTATGAGTTTCTTCCTTATCTTGGGGGGTTCTGCCAAATGTCATAAAATCGTAGAATATGCTGGGTTGGGAAGGGACCCGCCAGGATCACTGAATCCGACTCCTAGCTCTGTACAGGACGATCCCCAAGAGTCCCACCATGTGTCTGAAAGTGTTGTACAAATCCTCCTTGAGCTCtctcaggcttggtgctgttcCCACTTCCATGAGGAACCCATTCCAGCTCCCGGCCAACCTGTGGGTGAAGAGCCTTTTCGTGATTGAAATTTAAGCCTCCTCGACTCAGCTTCAGGCCGTCTTTGCGGGGCAGAAATCCTGCATGCTTTGAGTCCACTATCAGTGCTACATCCTTTTATTAACCTTCCCTAGGCCTGGATCATGTCCAGCCCTAAACCCTAACAAGGCAATTCTACCGACCAGCGATTCCCCTTTGTAACACCCGGGCGTCGCCTACAAGCTTGCTCGTTAGCTGACGTTTCACGCGTTAAATCACCCTTACTGTTGCTTAGGCTTGAAATCGTACAAAGATCTGAAAACCATCCTTTCTTAAGTAATTCTGTACGCGTTCCACATTTTACAGCCCGCCCCGGCCGGGCCGAgcccgccccgcgcccctcACAGTGCTGTAAGATGGCGGCCGGCCCGCCCCCCCGCCCGCTGTAGCCGTGGTAACGCGGCGGGCCGGGGCCCTCAGCCCgcggctcccggcccggccccgccgctcaGGTAGGGACGCCTCGGGGGCCGTGTCCCCTCGGGGGCCGTGTCCCCTCGGGGGCCGTGTCCCCTCGGGGGCCGTGTCCctcccggggccgggcgcggcgcTGAGGGGGGGTTACCCAGCTCGTCCCCGCCGCACGATGGAGGCCCAGCGCGGGCACCGCGGCGAGGCGGCTTTAAAAGCTGCGCAGCGTCTCCGTGCAGATTGTCCCCAGGTATTCGGCAATGAGGAGGCCGCGCCTCGAGTGCTGTGAGCAGTTTGGGCCCCCCTCAGGTCAGGAAGGGCATTGAGGGGCTGCGGCGGGctcagagaagggcagcagagctgggaaagatTCTGGAGGACAAGTCCGATAAGGAACGGCTGAAGGAGTGGGGagtgtttagtctggagaaaaggattgGCCTTATCAATCTCTGCAAATCCCTGACGGAGTGGGGGtcggtctcttctcccaggcaaccagtcATAAGACAGCAGAATGTAAtcttaagctgcaccagggcaggtttaggtttAATATtagcaggaatttcttcatggaaagggtgatTATACATTGGAACgggcagcccagggaggtgggggagacactgtccccagagctgtttaaagaaaaactggatCTGGCACTCAGTGCCCTGGTCTAGTTTGATCGTACATTGGACTCGATgacctcagaggtcttttccacccTTTTTGATTCTGTGACTGTAAAGCAGCTTTCCTTTCCCCCACCTATGTGCCCCCAGGTACACGGTGTCACACCATGGAGGAGCGTGCCAACCTCATGAACATGATGAAGCTCAGCATCAAAATCCTCATCCAGTCAGCCCTGAGCCTAGGCCGGACCCTGGACTCCGACttccctcccctgcagcagTTCTTCGTGGTGCTGGAGCACTGCCTCAAGCATGGGCTCAAAGGTGGGCACTGGCTGCCAGGCTGAGGAGAGGCAGGTCAAGGAGTCTATCATGCTCTGCTGCGGCTCCAGCTTGACTTCTGAATGACTTTATTAATTCTATGAACATAAAATGCTAGTCAGTATTATAGATACGTGGTTATCCTTGGACACCCTGTATTTTGTGCCTCCTAAACTATCAGGGTATTTTTAATGCCCCATTTCCACAGACATGTTACAAGCTGGTAAGACAAAGTAACAAGGTAAAGTTTGTCTAAAATTCTGGAGTTGGAAGCCtattatttttcctcacaaatCTCTCTGTATGCTCCCTTTAGTGAAGAAGACTTTTATTGGACAGAACAAATCGTTTTTTGGTCCTTTGGAGCTAGTGGAAAAACTTTGTCCTGAAGCATCAGATATAGCAACTAGTGTTAAAAATCTGCCAGAGTTAAAGTAAGTTAATTGTTGGAGATGATGCGTTTTGCTCATACTGCTGGGAAAAGGAATCCTTCATGTAGTCTCTTGGCTTCCTTAACAAGCTCTtgttcccaaagaaaaaaatagcgTGTGTAGGAGGCATTGACTTCTCCAAGAGATAAGGAGGATATCTCAAAACATTCAGTTTCTGACTCAAACAATGCTGTAAGAttgaaaacagcatttggaAACTTTTGTAACCTTGCTAAAAATAACTAAAGTCTTCACtggtattttcttcctcttcttttccccaCTTTTATGATTTTATGTCATTTTGTGCATGTGCTGATAGTAGTTGCCTTGAGTAATTCAGGATGATTGAAATAGACTTGATTTTAATACTACGATGTATTAATGGTTGTTTATGGTGCTAGTTGACAATGTGTATGGTTTTTCAAATTAAGAAGACTTTACAATATACTTTCCCTGAAGAATGGAATATACTTAAATGTTCTCGTGTTCTGGAGACAACAGTTCATTTCCCCAgagatttgttgttgttgttgtttagtAAATAATGTCCTGCCCCTCACTTTGtaaactgagaattttgaattGCACAAATCTAGTTAATAAACCACTTTGGTTTTACCAAAACATgcaacttttctttttaggaCTGCCGTGGGCAGAGGGAGGGCTTGGCTTTATCTAGCACTCATGCAAAAGAAACTGGCAGATTATCTCAAAGTACTCCTGGACCATAAGCATCTGTTAAGGTAACAGCATAGACATATTTTCCTGAATATTCCTGAATCATTAACACCTCCTGTGGTTCCAGGGAGAGTCATTAATTGACCAGTTTAAGCTTGTTcttgcagcctgcagaggagcaAATGGTTAATTGTTTTTGCAGTGAATCTGCAAAAGAACTTGCAGAGTAATTTCTGAGAGAGTTCTAAATCTTCTGCCTTGTGCAATAAATTAGTGAGAACTCAGCTGAGTTTTGTAAAGGCTGCATTATTGTTTATATGATTTCAGTGATGGAAGTGCCATTATAATTGTTTGGTGTGCAGTGATGCCTTATACTGTTTGTTCCAGTGAATTTTATGAACCTGATGCATTGATgatggaggaggaaggagcagttATTGTGGGTCTGCTGGTTGGATTGAATGTTATTGATGCAAACCTCTGCTTGAAAGGAGAAGACTTGGATTCCCAGGTGAAGATTAAAGCTTAAATAGGATCAGTTGGTATAAGATTCTAGTAGAATTAAGTACATCTATAAATACTTTAGTGAGATGAGTCCAGATTTCTTTCCAGCGTGGCCTGTGTTGAAGCTTGTTGTGTTTCCCTCAGTGAATTGAAAGAAGTTCATAAGTAGGAGTTTATGGAAATTCTGTCAAAACTAATAACTGCAAGAAAACTGGTCACATATAATATGGTTACTTTGATGCTTTTATGACAAATGCTAGCTTCCACGTTTGCATCAGCTAGAAAGAATATAGGTATTATTTGTCTCTCTAAATCTAAACTTcagatttttgtcattttccaaATATACAGCAATGCCTGCTTCTACACATAATTGCACTGTGAAGGTGAGTTAAtatcataaatatatttttcaggttGGAGTGATTGATTTTTCCTTGTACCTTAAGGAAACGCAGGACAATGATGGCAAACAGTATGTATGgtgaattaataattttaaatcattatAGCTTTTGTAGAACAAACCTGTCAGACAGTCTGTGGGAGGATGGGAGTGCTGGAGATCTTAAACTATTAATCATCCTAAAAGGAGAACCCAAACCAGTTTTTGTTACCTAAACAAAAGTAACATCTTTCAGAGAGTGAATTTGTGGTAGTTTTAACAACAATTTGGAGAGCTTGAGTCTTGAGCTGGGACCAAATTAAAAGTACGCGAAATATTAGGttgtggttttatttggttttagaAGAGATTATTTCCCAAGTCGCCCACTGCCAACTCACTGCTTTGTTTCAAAGTACTGTTTCAGAAACCCACTCAACTAAACAGTTGCCTTTGAGGGAGAGATCAgttatggaggaaaaaatgtaattttaggTGAAATATTAGATTTGAGACTGCAGTTAGCAGCACAGATCAGGTCTTCTAAGGTCTTCTGAGACCTTTAGCAAATGAAGGCATCTTCATATTTTATGTGCTTCTGTCACTTCAGAGCACTTCACTGTGGAGCTGCTGAGAAGCAGCCAAGCAGCTGCTTCACCTCCCTGTGCTTCTGATCGAGCTCAGGCATAAGTGTTTTTATAAGGAAAGGATAAAAGACTTTAGCTCTGTTTGCAGGTCTATGCTTAAAGCCCTAGTACAGAATAGCACTTTAGAATGAAGGAGTTTCTTCTCAATCAATAAATTCTTGCTTTTACAACTAGAGATGGAGGGATTACAGCTGTCCTTGACCAGAAGCATTATGTGGAAGAACTGAACCGACATTTAAGGTGGGATTTTCATCTATTCTCATATACAAACACTTGTCCTGTTTAGCTTTTCCAGCATGGCTTTGAAtgtctctgctgcctgtcttatagaattttttttgatATTGAAATGCCTTTTCTGATTATTTCCCAAAAATCTTAGTTTCATTTTGTAGTCCTACTCTTCTGCAGGTACATGCAATGCAGAAAGCAAGTGTGTGTAATAGTTTACTTTTTTTGAGAGTGATTAACAGAACATTTTGGaactatttttttcaagataaaCTATTACAAGTGCATCTGGAAATCCATTCCTTAGAGGAAGGGTCTCTATTCTTCCCCCATGGGTTGCTCAGTGGGAGGAGCAGGCCTCCCTTACCCTCTTGAAGGGAAGTGTTACAACTGTGAAAGCTAAGCCACaacagggctggcagcagaaagACATGGTCCTCTCAGTGTTTGAGAGGAACAGTTGTTCCTCCTGTGAGTTTTTCCCCAGCTCACCAAAGTACTTCATTGTTAACAAATGCAAGATGGTAAAAATACTGTTGAGGATAGGAGTAAACATTGACActtaaattactgtttttatGCATCTCTCTTCCTTGCTGCAGTTGCACCGTTGCAGATCTCCAGAACAAAATAGACTGTTTAGAAAAGACCAATTCAAAACTCCAGGAAGAGGTTTGTATCTGGTCTATTAAGTATTACTCACAGCTCTTTCCCATGAGATTGTACCTTACACCTAAAATATTTGAGTAGATactgctgagctgtggggaCTGGATGGACTGGCATGGATTGGCATGGGTTGGTGTGACTTCTAGTTCATGACACAGATCCAGGGTGGATTTTAGCCTTTTACACTATCGTGCCTTTCTTTGCTcagttaatatttaaaaataattgatgaGGGTGTGAAGCAGAAGTTGGTGAACAAATGTTGGTGAGTACAATAATTTCAGCTGACTGTGGGTACAGCTGCAGAAGGgtcaggcagctcctggggagagCAGAAGGGGAagtgagcagcacagctgctgcagagactgAACCACTGACTTAAGAATTGCTCCAGATGCTGCATGATTGCACAGTGATTAAATATAGATCTGTTCTCTTCATACAGCTTGCAGCAGCTACCGACCGGATTGGATCCcttcaggaagagcagcagcagctaaaacAACAGAATGAATTAATTCGTGAACGGAGTGAAAAAAGTGTCGAGGTGGGACACCTTTTTAGAGATGATGAGGATCCTTAAAATCAGTGCTCCTTTTTGATCAGCTGTAGTGAATTCTCCCAAGCCTGCTGTGCACTGGAATGCTCAGCATCACTGAACACGTTGCTGTGCAGGTCACTGGGTTTGGGTATTGTATATTCAGGCATTAGATTTTGCTGTTCTTTACTACACACCCAAAAATACACTTGCAGAAGGAAGAACGAATTCCAAGTATTAAAGGTATTAAAGTAAAAAGTGTAAAGTATTAAAGTGTTTTTATCATTACTGAAATTACTACAGTaatttcatcactgaaattTCAGCTTATTAATGTTTGCCCAGTCATTGATTGTAAACCAGTaggattttatttgaaatagcACATTGAAATACTTCGTTACACACAAGAATTAAAGGGATACTTTAAATACTTTGTGATCTTATGTAGCTGATGTTTCTTGTAGGTAACAAAAGAGGATACAAAAGTAGAATTGGATACTTATAAGCAGTCACGCCAGGGGCTTGATGAAATGTACAGTGATGTTTGGAAGCagttgaaagaagaaaaaaaaatcaggctggTAAGGAAACTTAACTATAGAAAGTGAAGTGGAAGACACTGGGTTCAGTCTACTGTAACATAACAAATACAAGATGACAGCTGTGCACCTTTTGCACCTGTTCAGAATTCATAGAGCAATTGCAAGCAAGATGCTGGGCATTGGTCATTAACAGTGTGTGTAAGGTACTGGGAATTGGGGCTTTTGGAATGTTGGAAATAAAAGGCCTCTTTTTTAAGAAACCGCTGGCATTATTATAACAGAAACATACTTTGTGTATGG containing:
- the RUFY1 gene encoding RUN and FYVE domain-containing protein 1 isoform X2 — protein: MAAGERRAAPAAGKEEDFEIIDKKQIPDAAELRNEEKAKPEETRWSAPILSLARKASENLALSYGSALKSASLVGLVSKPGSSDSPAKTSTRCHTMEERANLMNMMKLSIKILIQSALSLGRTLDSDFPPLQQFFVVLEHCLKHGLKVKKTFIGQNKSFFGPLELVEKLCPEASDIATSVKNLPELKTAVGRGRAWLYLALMQKKLADYLKVLLDHKHLLSEFYEPDALMMEEEGAVIVGLLVGLNVIDANLCLKGEDLDSQVGVIDFSLYLKETQDNDGKQDGGITAVLDQKHYVEELNRHLSCTVADLQNKIDCLEKTNSKLQEELAAATDRIGSLQEEQQQLKQQNELIRERSEKSVEVTKEDTKVELDTYKQSRQGLDEMYSDVWKQLKEEKKIRLELEKELELQIGMKTEMEIAMKLLEKDTHEKQDTLVALRQQLEEVKAINLQMFHKSQNAECSLQQKTEAISSFEGKTNEMMSSMKQMEERLQQAEKARQAAEERCNKMKQELAGRLDSCRQQMAQLDGKCSTLEKELKSEKEQRQTLQKELHQEKDATALLKTELQQMEGLKKELRKLQDEKQELKKVHEEQEQALQEMGLHLSQSKLKMEDIKEVNKALKGHTWLKDDEATHCKQCRKEFSISRRKAAVLILTLFL
- the RUFY1 gene encoding RUN and FYVE domain-containing protein 1 isoform X1 translates to MAAGERRAAPAAGKEEDFEIIDKKQIPDAAELRNEEKAKPEETRWSAPILSLARKASENLALSYGSALKSASLVGLVSKPGSSDSPAKTSTRCHTMEERANLMNMMKLSIKILIQSALSLGRTLDSDFPPLQQFFVVLEHCLKHGLKVKKTFIGQNKSFFGPLELVEKLCPEASDIATSVKNLPELKTAVGRGRAWLYLALMQKKLADYLKVLLDHKHLLSEFYEPDALMMEEEGAVIVGLLVGLNVIDANLCLKGEDLDSQVGVIDFSLYLKETQDNDGKQDGGITAVLDQKHYVEELNRHLSCTVADLQNKIDCLEKTNSKLQEELAAATDRIGSLQEEQQQLKQQNELIRERSEKSVEVTKEDTKVELDTYKQSRQGLDEMYSDVWKQLKEEKKIRLELEKELELQIGMKTEMEIAMKLLEKDTHEKQDTLVALRQQLEEVKAINLQMFHKSQNAECSLQQKTEAISSFEGKTNEMMSSMKQMEERLQQAEKARQAAEERCNKMKQELAGRLDSCRQQMAQLDGKCSTLEKELKSEKEQRQTLQKELHQEKDATALLKTELQQMEGLKKELRKLQDEKQELKKVHEEQEQALQEMGLHLSQSKLKMEDIKEVNKALKGHTWLKDDEATHCKQCRKEFSISRRKHHCRNCGDIFCSTCSSNELALPSYPKPVRVCDNCHTLLLQQCSSNSS
- the RUFY1 gene encoding RUN and FYVE domain-containing protein 1 isoform X3; protein product: MENCTRCHTMEERANLMNMMKLSIKILIQSALSLGRTLDSDFPPLQQFFVVLEHCLKHGLKVKKTFIGQNKSFFGPLELVEKLCPEASDIATSVKNLPELKTAVGRGRAWLYLALMQKKLADYLKVLLDHKHLLSEFYEPDALMMEEEGAVIVGLLVGLNVIDANLCLKGEDLDSQVGVIDFSLYLKETQDNDGKQDGGITAVLDQKHYVEELNRHLSCTVADLQNKIDCLEKTNSKLQEELAAATDRIGSLQEEQQQLKQQNELIRERSEKSVEVTKEDTKVELDTYKQSRQGLDEMYSDVWKQLKEEKKIRLELEKELELQIGMKTEMEIAMKLLEKDTHEKQDTLVALRQQLEEVKAINLQMFHKSQNAECSLQQKTEAISSFEGKTNEMMSSMKQMEERLQQAEKARQAAEERCNKMKQELAGRLDSCRQQMAQLDGKCSTLEKELKSEKEQRQTLQKELHQEKDATALLKTELQQMEGLKKELRKLQDEKQELKKVHEEQEQALQEMGLHLSQSKLKMEDIKEVNKALKGHTWLKDDEATHCKQCRKEFSISRRKHHCRNCGDIFCSTCSSNELALPSYPKPVRVCDNCHTLLLQQCSSNSS